One window of Microbacterium sp. Root61 genomic DNA carries:
- a CDS encoding alpha-1,4-glucan--maltose-1-phosphate maltosyltransferase, translating to MATTTRTPTPPACRSASVIPLRAAADSQPERESITPRIPLALPSPAVPGGLFRPKAYVGEAVPFRVTAFREGHDRIGVHVRLFSPSGEESLHRLTSLADGFDRWAAVIAPLEQGVWAFRFESFGDDFATWEHAAEVKIAAGVDAALMRELGAQLFDRAVAEKARPIGERRVLEAAALTLRDPAADDAAALQIVRNPAIAGYFAARPLMSLVSLGARHELLVERERAGVGAWYEFFPRSEGAKKLKDGSIKSGTFRTAMKRLPAVAAMGFDVLYLPPIHPIGTINRKGRNNTLDPQPCDPGSPWAIGSAAGGHDAVHPDLGTLADFRAFVRSARAEGIEVALDLALQAAPDHPWVTEHPEWFTSLPDGTIAFAENPPKKYQDIYPVNFDNDPEGIRAEVLRVVRHWIAQGVRIFRVDNPHTKPLQFWEWLIATVTAQDPDVVFLAEAFTRPAPLQGLAIAGFQQSYTYFTWRNTKPELEEFLTGLADDTADFLRPNLFVNTPDILTEYLQFGGRPAYKIRAAIAATAAPTYGVYAGYELYENVARPGSEENLDNEKYEYKVRDWAGAEAHGDSLAPYLRRLNEIRAQHPALRQLRNLRVHWSDDDGILVFSKHLPAALSPTGRADTLIVVVNVDPHSVRQTMVHLDTRVWGVEPGDPFEVEDLFTGATWTWSEHNFVRLDAFTEPVHILHVKESR from the coding sequence GTGGCCACGACGACCCGAACACCAACCCCGCCCGCGTGCCGGAGCGCATCCGTGATCCCGCTCCGCGCGGCCGCCGATTCGCAGCCGGAGCGGGAGTCGATCACGCCGCGCATCCCGCTCGCGCTGCCGTCGCCGGCAGTGCCCGGCGGGCTCTTCCGACCGAAGGCCTACGTGGGCGAGGCGGTGCCGTTCCGCGTCACTGCATTCCGCGAAGGGCATGACCGGATCGGCGTGCACGTGCGCCTGTTCTCGCCGTCCGGCGAGGAGTCGCTGCATCGCCTCACTTCGCTGGCCGACGGCTTCGACCGCTGGGCGGCCGTGATCGCACCGCTCGAGCAGGGCGTCTGGGCGTTCCGCTTCGAGTCCTTCGGCGACGACTTCGCCACCTGGGAGCACGCCGCCGAAGTCAAGATCGCGGCGGGAGTGGATGCTGCGCTCATGCGTGAGCTCGGCGCGCAGCTGTTCGACCGTGCCGTAGCGGAGAAGGCCCGTCCGATCGGCGAGCGCCGCGTGCTCGAGGCGGCAGCCCTCACCCTGCGCGACCCGGCGGCCGATGACGCCGCCGCCCTGCAGATCGTGCGCAACCCGGCCATCGCCGGCTACTTCGCCGCCCGCCCACTCATGTCGCTGGTCAGTCTCGGCGCGCGCCACGAGCTCCTCGTCGAGCGCGAGCGCGCCGGCGTCGGCGCCTGGTACGAGTTCTTCCCCCGCTCGGAGGGCGCCAAGAAGCTCAAGGACGGCTCGATCAAGAGCGGCACCTTCCGCACCGCGATGAAGCGCCTGCCGGCCGTGGCGGCGATGGGCTTCGACGTCCTGTACCTGCCGCCCATCCATCCCATCGGCACGATCAACCGCAAGGGCCGCAACAACACGCTCGACCCGCAGCCGTGCGACCCGGGGTCGCCGTGGGCGATCGGGTCCGCCGCCGGCGGGCACGACGCGGTCCACCCCGATCTGGGCACGCTGGCCGACTTCCGCGCCTTCGTGCGCAGCGCCCGGGCCGAGGGCATCGAGGTGGCGCTCGACCTCGCTCTGCAGGCGGCACCGGATCACCCCTGGGTGACCGAGCATCCGGAGTGGTTCACGAGCCTGCCGGACGGCACTATCGCCTTCGCGGAGAACCCGCCGAAGAAGTACCAGGACATCTATCCGGTCAACTTCGACAACGACCCCGAGGGCATCCGCGCCGAGGTGCTGCGTGTCGTGCGGCACTGGATCGCCCAGGGCGTGCGGATCTTCCGCGTCGACAACCCGCACACCAAGCCGCTGCAGTTCTGGGAGTGGCTGATCGCGACCGTGACGGCGCAGGACCCCGATGTGGTGTTCCTCGCCGAGGCCTTCACCCGTCCTGCCCCGCTGCAGGGGCTGGCGATCGCCGGATTCCAGCAGAGCTACACGTACTTCACGTGGCGCAACACCAAGCCGGAGCTGGAGGAGTTCCTCACGGGCCTGGCCGACGACACCGCCGACTTCCTGAGGCCGAACCTGTTCGTCAACACCCCCGACATCCTCACCGAGTATCTGCAGTTCGGCGGACGCCCGGCGTACAAGATCCGCGCGGCGATCGCGGCGACGGCTGCCCCGACGTACGGCGTGTACGCCGGCTACGAGCTGTACGAAAACGTCGCGCGACCGGGTTCCGAGGAGAACCTCGACAACGAGAAGTACGAGTACAAGGTCCGCGACTGGGCCGGCGCGGAGGCGCACGGCGACTCGCTCGCCCCGTACCTGCGGCGGCTGAACGAGATCCGGGCGCAGCATCCCGCGCTCCGTCAGCTGCGCAACCTGCGCGTGCACTGGAGCGACGACGACGGGATCCTGGTCTTCTCCAAGCACCTGCCGGCCGCGCTCTCCCCGACGGGCCGCGCCGACACCCTGATCGTCGTCGTGAACGTCGATCCGCACTCGGTGCGCCAGACCATGGTGCACCTCGACACGCGCGTGTGGGGCGTGGAGCCCGGCGACCCGTTCGAGGTCGAGGACCTGTTCACCGGCGCGACCTGGACCTGGTCCGAGCACAACTTCGTCCGACTCGATGCCTTCACCGAGCCGGTGCACATCCTGCACGTCAAGGAGTCCCGATGA